In the Augochlora pura isolate Apur16 unplaced genomic scaffold, APUR_v2.2.1 APUR_unplaced_2658, whole genome shotgun sequence genome, one interval contains:
- the LOC144477652 gene encoding uncharacterized protein LOC144477652: MTWRNRIVIILQKHGLKGNILIFLTKRLIQVRTNNTLSTTKIVENGVPQGSVLSVSLFLIAINDILDSVSNPVKGLLYADDLTLICRGTNPHIIQTLLQETLGLTLNNTILKVTSSTKLLGLIFDRQLTWKTHLDKLRTDCNQRLNILKTIAANNWGADLNTLLLPYKTIIRSKLDYGSIVYNSANPSILKKLNTISNTALRLTVGAFRTSPINGILSEVSEPPLQTRRKYLSVKYAIKTASFPQNPAYHNVFKQNRTPRTQSRKSRTPLPFYIRLDNYLKELNLEIHATTKRANHSIPPWSAPEIESNTTLLEHNQKKKNHVVLKTLFQELKNNLPTHTQIYTDGSSSPTGSGYAVVSGQTIQKTKLHPKAPALFCEINAKKHAMENISSQQDKNFAIFCDSLNAITAIKNRWSNDSIIQECQKAYKGATLRNNTITIIWIPSHVEIVGNETADKATKEAANSSSSNIPNNNLPPETLNNILKSTIENKWNNVWKSSSSPRLRTLKDNFFKKSISHTLPRHDQVAVSRIILGHTKLTHKYLLNKEPPICGTCNTPLTVEHIILHCQIYRWERQHYNIRPPLENTLKNKEAIEKLLHFLKQSQLYHKL; the protein is encoded by the exons ATGACATGGAGAAATCGAATAGTCATCATCCTCCAAAAACATGGTCTAAAAGGTAATATCCTAATATTCCTGACTAAGAGATTAATTCAAGTCAGAACCAACAATACCCTCTCGACTacaaaaatcgttgaaaatggCGTTCCACAGGGCTCTGTACTCAGCGTATCCCTATTCCTGATAGCCATTAACGATATACTAGATAGCGTATCAAACCCAGTTAAAGGATTGCTATATGCCGACGACTTAACCCTAATCTGCAGAGGAACAAACCCGCACATCATACAGACATTATTACAAGAAACTCTTG GATTAACCCTTAACAACACGATTTTAAAAGTAACATCCTCTACGAAATTACTTGGACTAATATTCGACCGCCAACTGACGTGGAAGACCCACCTCGACAAATTAAGAACAGACTGCAACCAAAGACTTAATATCCTCAAAACAATCGCTGCAAACAATTGGGGTGCAGATTTAAATACACTACTACTGCCatacaaaacaataattagATCAAAATTAGATTACGGATCAATCGTTTATAACTCTGCCAACCCCAGCATACtcaagaaattaaacacgATTAGCAATACCGCCCTTAGATTAACCGTAGGCGCCTTCCGTACCAGTCCGATTAACGGCATTCTCAGCGAAGTATCCGAACCACCGTTACAGACCAGAAGAAAATACCTTAGTGTCAAATACGCTATTAAAACCGCTTCCTTCCCGCAAAACCCTGCATACCATAATGTCTTTAAACAGAACCGCACTCCCCGTACACAATCGAGGAAAAGCAGAACCCCTCTTCCGTTCTACATTAGATTAGATAACTATCTGAAAGAACTCAACTTAGAAATCCATGCTACAACAAAGAGAGCAAACCATAGCATCCCTCCATGGTCCGCCCCGGAAATCGAGTCCAACACCACACTACTAGAGCATAaccaaaagaagaaaaatcatgTAGTACTTAAAACCTTATTCCAAGAACTGAAAAACAATCTACCAACCCACACCCAAATATATACTGACGGCTCCAGTAGCCCAACTGGTTCTGGATATGCAGTTGTTAGTGGTCAAACGATCCAAAAAACCAAACTCCATCCAAAAGCACCAGCCCTCTTCTGTGAAATCAACGCAAAAAAACATGCCATGGAAAACATTTCCTCCCAGCAAGACAAGAACTTCGCCATTTTCTGCGATTCCTTGAACGCCATCACAGCTATCAAAAACCGCTGGTCCAACGACTCCATCATCCAAGAATGCCAAAAAGCATACAAAGGCGCAACCCTAAGAAACAACACGATAACAATAATCTGGATCCCCTCCCACGTCGAGATTGTCGGAAACGAAACAGCTGACAAAGCGACCAAAGAGGCGGCCAACTCATCATCCTCCAACATACCTAACAATAACCTACCACCCGAGactctaaataatattctaaaatcaACGATTGAAAACAAATGGAACAATGTATGGAAAAGTTCATCCTCCCCACGACTAAGAACACTAAAAGATAACTTCTTCAAAAAGAGCATATCTCACACACTCCCAAGACACGATCAAGTCGCGGTTTCAAGGATAATACTAGGACATACGAAACTTACCCACAAATACCTCCTCAACAAAGAACCACCAATCTGTGGAACATGCAACACTCCTCTGACAGTTGAGCACATCATCCTACACTGCCAAATCTACCGATGGGAAAGACAACACTACAATATTAGACCTCCTTTAGAAAACACACTAAAGAACAAAGAAGCAATCGAGAAGTTACTGCATTTCCTGAAGCAGTCCCAACTGTATCACAAACTTTAA